A stretch of Treponema vincentii F0403 DNA encodes these proteins:
- the thiD gene encoding bifunctional hydroxymethylpyrimidine kinase/phosphomethylpyrimidine kinase has product MIKLATIAGSDASGGAGLEADLKTFQEYGGYGMAAITLVATMNPHKDWGHEVFPIAEDSLRAQLETIFTGIGVDAAKTGMLATPYAIELAAEYLSKYKVKNYVLDPVMICKGGNLPLNPEINELLIKKLLPLAKIITPNVFEAGQIAHVDTPSTLGEIKEAAKRIYDMGAPHVFIKGGSKLKGAETSIDVFYDGKDFRYLEAELIKTEWTHGCGCTVAAAITAGLGFGLEPYEAALRAKKFITLSLRNGFALNKWVGPGNPAAWRKPFN; this is encoded by the coding sequence ATGATAAAACTAGCGACAATTGCAGGTTCCGATGCATCAGGCGGTGCAGGACTTGAGGCGGATTTAAAAACATTTCAGGAGTACGGCGGCTATGGTATGGCAGCGATCACCTTGGTTGCTACCATGAATCCCCACAAGGATTGGGGACATGAAGTATTCCCGATCGCCGAAGATTCCCTTAGAGCACAGCTTGAAACCATTTTTACCGGTATCGGAGTTGATGCGGCAAAAACGGGAATGCTGGCAACTCCCTACGCAATCGAATTGGCTGCCGAGTATCTTAGTAAATATAAGGTAAAAAACTATGTCCTTGATCCGGTGATGATCTGTAAAGGCGGAAATTTACCGCTTAATCCCGAAATTAACGAATTGCTGATTAAAAAACTGTTACCGCTTGCAAAAATTATTACACCCAATGTGTTTGAGGCAGGACAAATTGCTCATGTCGATACGCCTTCAACACTGGGAGAAATTAAAGAAGCCGCCAAGCGGATCTACGATATGGGTGCCCCGCATGTGTTTATCAAGGGCGGTTCAAAATTAAAGGGTGCGGAAACCTCAATCGATGTTTTCTATGACGGTAAAGATTTCCGGTATCTTGAAGCGGAATTGATTAAGACCGAATGGACTCACGGCTGCGGCTGTACCGTTGCGGCGGCAATTACTGCGGGCTTGGGCTTTGGACTCGAACCGTATGAAGCTGCTCTTCGCGCAAAGAAATTTATCACATTGAGCCTTCGTAACGGTTTTGCTCTCAATAAATGGGTAGGACCGGGAAACCCCGCCGCGTGGCGCAAGCCGTTCAATTAA
- a CDS encoding thymidine phosphorylase — protein sequence MRAVDIIMKKRGFKKTGAGILSREEIAFLVNGYVAGEIPDYQMSAWLMAVYFNGMTFDETAILTDVMLHSGAVMDLSGIEGPFVDKHSTGGVGDKLSLPLAPIVAACGVKVPMMSGRALGHTGGTLDKLESITGYKTGLSVEQFRNYIKKIGFAMTGQTKEIVPADRLIYALRDVTATVESVPLITASILSKKVAEGADALVFDVKCGSGAFMKTLPEAEALAKSLVGTGTAMGKKVIAMITDMYEPLGNAVGNFLEMEETYNVLKGAGPHDVTDLTLQLAGWMLVLGGKAGTKEEGIKKAQEALRSGKALELFLENITLQGGNAQQFVAECGKRRSPYTCQIKAEQDGFIADIDAFQIGIAGVNLGVGRNKTTDAVCPDAGMILHKHAGDAVKKGDLIMDVYGKDAECLPAASDIIKTAIRYAADKPQARPLVFKEISAADL from the coding sequence ATGCGTGCAGTTGATATTATTATGAAAAAGCGCGGGTTTAAGAAAACCGGCGCCGGAATCCTCTCTCGGGAAGAAATCGCTTTTTTAGTGAACGGGTATGTAGCCGGAGAGATTCCCGATTATCAAATGTCCGCATGGCTGATGGCGGTTTACTTTAACGGTATGACATTTGACGAAACCGCCATCCTTACCGACGTGATGCTGCATTCCGGGGCGGTGATGGATTTGTCGGGGATTGAAGGCCCATTTGTCGATAAGCATTCCACCGGCGGAGTAGGGGATAAACTTTCTCTGCCGCTAGCGCCTATTGTTGCCGCCTGCGGGGTAAAAGTCCCGATGATGAGCGGTAGGGCGTTAGGGCATACGGGCGGTACACTCGATAAACTTGAATCGATTACCGGATATAAGACCGGCCTTTCCGTTGAACAATTCCGGAATTATATCAAAAAGATCGGCTTTGCGATGACGGGGCAGACAAAAGAGATTGTCCCTGCCGACCGTCTGATTTACGCCCTGCGCGACGTTACCGCAACCGTTGAATCGGTGCCGCTGATTACCGCGAGCATTCTTTCCAAGAAGGTCGCCGAAGGCGCCGACGCCTTGGTATTCGATGTAAAATGCGGAAGCGGTGCCTTTATGAAGACCTTGCCCGAAGCCGAAGCGCTCGCAAAGAGTCTTGTCGGTACCGGCACTGCAATGGGTAAAAAAGTTATCGCGATGATAACCGATATGTATGAGCCGTTAGGAAATGCAGTCGGCAACTTTTTGGAAATGGAAGAAACCTACAATGTACTGAAAGGCGCAGGACCTCATGATGTAACCGATTTAACGTTACAGCTTGCCGGCTGGATGCTCGTGCTCGGCGGCAAGGCGGGAACTAAGGAAGAGGGAATTAAGAAAGCGCAAGAGGCGCTTCGCAGCGGTAAAGCGTTAGAACTGTTCCTCGAAAATATTACGCTGCAGGGCGGTAATGCGCAGCAGTTCGTTGCCGAATGCGGTAAGCGCCGCAGCCCGTATACCTGCCAAATCAAGGCGGAACAGGACGGCTTTATTGCGGATATCGATGCGTTCCAAATCGGTATTGCGGGCGTCAATCTCGGAGTCGGCCGCAATAAAACCACCGATGCGGTGTGCCCCGATGCCGGTATGATTCTGCATAAGCACGCAGGCGATGCCGTTAAAAAAGGCGACCTTATTATGGACGTATACGGCAAGGATGCGGAATGTCTGCCTGCCGCTTCCGATATTATCAAAACGGCAATACGGTATGCAGCGGATAAGCCTCAAGCGCGCCCGCTGGTATTTAAAGAAATCTCTGCGGCCGATCTATAG